The region ACCGAGCGGGCCGCGCTCCTCGACGCGGCGCTCACCCGCGGCCCCGAGCAGGTCGCCTACTGGAAGGACGCCTACAAGGCCACGCCGCTGATCGCCCCCATCGACGCGGAGGTCATCGTCCGCGCCTTCGAGCCGGGACAGACCGTGACCGCCGCCGACGCGGTCCTCGTCCTCTCCGACCGCCTTATCGTCAGTGCGCAGGTGGACGAGACCGACATCGGGAGCGTGGAGGTCGGCCAGGATGCTGTCGTCAGCCTGGACGCCTACCCGGATGTCAAGGTCGCCTCGAAGGTCTCGCACATCTCCTACGAATCGACGGTCGTGAACAACGTCACGATCTACAAGGTGGACATCCTCCCCGGGACGATCCCCTCCGTCTTCCGTTCCGGGATGAGCGCCGTGGTCGAGATCGTCACGCGGCACAGGGACAACGTCCTGCGCCTGCCGGTCAGCGCGGTGACGCGGGGCAGGAGGAGGGCGACGGTGACGGTGCTCGAGGGGGGGCGGCAGGTCGTCCGGAAGATCGAGACCGGCGTCTCAAACGAGCGGCACGTCGAGATCGTCTCGGGGCTCGGGAAAGACGAGACGGTCGTCGTGCGGAAGGAGCCGGCAACGGCCCCGAGGAGCGCCGCCTCCCAGGGGACCAACCCGTTCATGCCGCGGCGGATGGGGAGCCGGCGATGATCGAGATCCGGGGGATCGTCAAGACCTACCGGATGGGGGCGCAGGAGGTGCGCGCCGTGCGGGGGGTGTCGCTTGACATCCAGGCCGGCGATTTCGTCGCGATCATGGGCCCCTCAGGCTCCGGGAAGTCCACCCTCCTCCACATCATCGGATGTCTGGACAGGCCCGACGAGGGCTCGTACCGCGCGGGCGGGATGGATCTCACCCGCCTCGGCGACGATGAGCTCGCGGCGGCGCGGAACCGCCTCTTCGGCTTCGTCTTCCAGCAGTTCCACCTCCTCCCCTATGCCGACGCGCGGGAGAACGTCGAGCTGCCGCTCATCTACGCGGGCAGGCGCCATCTGCGGGAGTCCGCGCAGGACCGCCTGCGCGAGGTCGGCCTCGCGGCGCGCGCCGTCCACCGGCCGTCAGAGCTCTCGGGCGGGGAGCAGCAGCGGGTGGCGATCGCGCGGGCGCTGGTCAACGATCCCCCGATCCTCCTCGCCGACGAGCCGACCGGGAACCTGGACACGGCGAGCGAGGCGGAGATCATCGCGGTGCTCGAGCGGCTCAACCGGGAGGGGAAGACGATCGTGGTCGTGACGCACGAGGCGGAGATCGCCGCCCACGCCGCCAGGATCATCAGGATGCGGGACGGCGCGGTCGTCTCCGACGAGCGGGTGCGCGGGACAGGCCGGCCGCTCCGCGCCGAACCGGAAGAGGCGCCCGGAGACCTGCACGCCCCCGGGGAGGGGGCGGTCATCGCGGACCATCTCCGCCAGGCGCTCCGCGCGATCCTCACGCACCCGATGCGCTCCGCCCTCTCGATGCTGGGGATCCTCATCGGGGTCGCGGCGGTGATCGCGATGCTCGCCCTCGGCGGGGGGGCGCGGGAGTCCATCCGCCAGCGCCTTGCCTCGATGGGGTCCAACCTCCTCCGGGTGCGCGCGGGGTCCCACCGTCGCGGGGCGGTGGCGCTCGAGGCCGGCTCCGTGACCCGCCTCAACTTCAAGGATCTGGAGGATATCGCGCGCCTCCCCGACATACGCCGCATCTCCCCGTCGGTCACCGGGCGTGCGCAGGCCGTCTACGGGAACAGGAACTGGAACACGCAGGTCGAGGGGACGGGGGTCGAGTACGAGGGGATCCGGGCCTCCTCCCCGACGGCGGGGCGCTTCTTCACCGAGGACGACGTGCGGGGGCGGAGGAAGGTGGCGCTCGTCGGCGCGACCGTCGCCCGGGAGCTGTTCGGCGACTCCTCCCCGGTGGGGTCGATCATCAAGCTGAACCGGGTGAACTTCCAGGTGATCGGCCTCCTGCCGGAGAAGGGGGCGATGGGCCCCCGCGACCAGGACGACACGGTCATCGTGCCGGTCACGACGGCGATGTACCGCCTCCTCGGGAAGGACTACCTCGACTCGCTCTATGTCGAGGTCGCCGAGGCGTCCCGGATGCACGCCGTCGAGGACGAGATCAAGGCGCGCATCGTCAAGAATCACCGGCTGAGCAAGGAGAACGAGGACTCGTTCGAGATCAGGAACATGGCGGAGATGCAGGAGGCGCTGGAGAGCACCACGAAGACGATGACCTGGCTGCTGGGCTCCATCGCGGCGATCTCCCTCCTCGTCGGCGGCATCGGGATCATGAACATCATGCTCGTCTCCGTCACCGAACGGACGCGCGAGATCGGCCTGCGGAAGGCGCTCGGCGCCCGCTACGCGGACATCATGTACCAGTTCCTCATCGAGTCGGTGGTGATGACGGTCAGCGGGGGGGCGGCGGGGGTCGCCCTGGGGATCGGGGCCTCGATGCTGATCACGGTGCTCGCCGGGTGGGCGGTCAAGGTCTCCGCGGCCTCGATCGCCCTGGCGACCCTCTTCTCGATCGTCGTCGGCCTTGTCTTCGGCGTCTGGCCCGCGCGCCGGGCCGCCTCGTTGAACCCGATCGAGGCGCTGCGCTACGAGTGAACGGCGCCTCGCCGCGCCCCCATCCTTTCGCGGGAACCATCCAGCGCTTTTTCCATCGTTAGCGCTTGACGCGTCCGGCCGCCGGGGGGATAATGTCTTCTATCTTGGTCGACATTATCGACTATAGGGGGCGGGGTGAAGATATCCAGGAAGGGCGAGTACGCGCTCCGCGCGATGACGATGCTCTCCCTCCACCACGGAAGGGGCCTGCTCAGGGCGCGCGAGATCGCCGCGCGGCAGGCGATCCCGGAGAGGTTCCTCGAGCGGATCCTCCTCGACCTGAAGAAGGCGGGGATCCTCCTGAGCGTGCGCGGGAGAAACGGGGGGTACGCCCTGGCGCGGCCGCCGCGCCTGATCACGCTCGCGCGGGTGATCCGGATCATCGACGGGCCGCTGGCGCCGATCGGCTGCGCGAGCGACTGGGCGCGCCTGGAATGCCCCGCCCAGGCGGGGTGCGGTCTCTACCGGGTGATGCGGAGGGTGCGGAACGCCATCGCGGGGATACTGGAGAAGACGACGTTCGCCGACATCCGCGCCACGGCGCGGCGCCCCTCCGCGGGGAGGGGCGGAACGGTTGGAAGGGGGTGCGCGGGATGAGACGGATCGCTGTAGCCGCCGCGCTGTGCCTGGTTGCGGGCGGCGGCACCGCGTGTGCGGCGGAGGGGGCCGGGACGGTCACGATCTCGGGGGCGTGGGCGCTCTACCCGATGGCGGTGCGGTGGGCGGAGGAGTACCGGAAACTGCATCCGTCCGTCTCCATCGACATCGCCGCCGGCGGCGCGGGGAAGGGGATGGCCGACGCGCTGGCGGGGGCCGCCGACATCGGGATGGTATCGCGGGCGATCGCCCCCGCGGAGTTCGCCAAGGGCGCCTGGGCGGTCGCGGTCACCAGGGACGCGGTGGTGCCCACCGTCAACGCGGGGAACCCGGCGCTGCGGGAGCTGCTCCGACGCGGGGTGACGCGGGAGCGGTTCGCGGCGCTCTGGATTGCCGGGAGACCGGCGACCTGGGGCGAGCTCTCCGGGACCGCGCGGCCCGACCCGGTCCGCGTCTACACCCGTTCCGACGCCTGCGGCGCGGCCCAAACATGGGCCGGCTACCTCGGGGGGACGCAGGAGGCGCTGAAGGGGGTGGGCGTCTACGGCGATCCCGGCCTGGCCGAGGCGGTCCGCAAGGATCCTCGCGGGATCGGCTACAACAACGTCAACTTCGCCTACGACGCCGCGACCCGGAAACCGCTCGCGGGCCTCCGCGTCCTCCCGATCGACCTCGACGGCGACGGGACGATCGGGGAGCGGGAACGGTTCTACGACGACCGGGACCGGCTTGTGGCGGCGATCGGGGACGGCCGCTACCCGTCCCCGCCCGCGCGGGAGCTCTACTTCGTCTGCGGCGGCAGGCCCGCGCGGGAGACGGTGCGCGCATTCATCCGGTGGGTGCTCACCGACGGGCAGGCGTACGTGCCCGAGGCGGGATATATCCGGCTCGCCGCGGAGACGCTGCGGGGGGAGCTGAACAAGCTGGACGGCGCGGAGACGAGTAGCGGCGAAAGGAGAGGCGGATGAAACGGGGCATCGTCATCGCCGGGGCGGCGGCGATCCTCGCGGTCCGGGCAACGGTCTGTGCGGGCGACGACTGGAAGATGTGGAACAAGTACGCGTTCAAGCTCCCGCTGGTCAAAAAGAAGGCGGACTTGAACGCGAGCTTCGAGACGCGCTTCCGGGAGGATATCGACGAGTTCTACCGCTACCAGTTCTACATGGGGCCGGATTACCATCTGTACCCCTGGCTCACCCTGGGGTGGCAGTACGGCAACATCCAGGAGGGGGAGCCGGGGGAGTTCCGGACCGAGCACCGCTTCATGCATTTCGTGACCCCGCGATTCAAGCTGCGGGACCTCGGGATCGAGAGGCACGGCCTGGGGGATTTGGCGTGCACGCTCGAGAACCGGCTCGACTGGCGCATCCGGCCGCACAAGGCCCACCGCAACAGCTGGCAGTACCGCATCTATCCGAAGATCTCCTACCCGATCGTGAAGCGGGAGCGGTTCCAGATCTCGCCGTTCGTCGCCGACGCGTTCTACTTCGATCTCGCCGACGGCATCGCGTACCGGCAGAACCGGATCTACGGCGGCCTCTCATTCAAGCTCCTCGCGCACCTGAATCTGGACGTCTACTATATGCGGCTGGCGGAGCGCGCGGGGCGCGGCGGCGACTGGGACGGCGGCCACGTGATCGGCACGGGGGTCTCGTACGCATTCTAGGGGCGGCATGCACCGGCGGGTGAGGGTTCGGACAGATCGGATCGCGGCGTCCGCGATGCGGCTCTGCGCGGCGGGCACCGTGCTGCTCGTCGTCGTCATCGTGTGCGCCCTCCTCCTGAAATCGGCCCCGGTCCTGGCCCGTCATTCGATCTGGACGCTGCTCGGGTCGAGCTCCTGGCAGCCGCTCCGGGGGGAGTTCGGCTTTTTTCCGTTTCTGCTCGGGACGCTCTGGGTCACCGGCACCGCCGTGCTCCTCGCGGTCCCGCTCTCCCTCTTCACCGCCATCTACCTCTCCGAGTACGCGCCCGCCGCCGTGCGGCGGCTGGCCGCCCCGCTGGTGGACCTCCTCGCCGGCATCCCCTCGGTCATCTACGGGATATGGGGGGTGCTGGCGGTCGTCCCGTTGGTGCGGGACCGCGTCGCCCCGCTGTTCGGCGTCTCGTCGAGCGGCTACTGCGTCCTGGCGGGCGGCGTCGTGCTCGCGATCATGATCCTCCCGGTGATCATCCACGTGGCCGCGGAGGTCTTCGGGGCCGTGCCCCGGGGGATGCGGGAGGCGTCGCTCGCCCTCGGCGCCACGCAATGGCAGACGGTCACCCGTGTCGTGCTGCGCAAGGCGATGCCGGGCGTCATCGCGGCGGTCGTGTTGGGGGTCTCGCGGGCGTTCGGGGAGACGATGGCGGTGTTGATGGTCGCGGGGAACGTCGCCGTGTCGCCGCGTTCGATCTTCGATCCGGCGTACCCGCTTCCGGCCCTGATCGCCAACAACTACGGGGAGATGCTCTCGGTGCCGCTCTACGACGCCGCCATGATGCTCGCGGCGCTCCTCCTCCTGGCCGTCGTGGTCGCGTTCAACGCGGTCTCGCGCTGCGTGCTGGCGCGGATCGAACGGGGGATGCGGTAGATGAACCGGAGACGGGTTGCGGAGGGGATTGCCCGGGCGCTGATGGCGGCGTCGGTCGCCACGGTCCTCGCCGTGCTGCTGCTCATCATCGGGACGGTGATCGTGCGGGGCGTCCCCGCGATGAGCTGGGCGATGATCAGCCAACCCCCCCGCGGGGGGTTCTACCTCGGGAAGGAGGGGGGGATCTTGAACGCCATCCTGGGGTCGCTCGCCATTACCGCCGGGGCGACCGCGCTCGCCCTGTCCTGGAGCCTCCCGGTGGTCCTCTGCCTCAACGCCTACCTCCCGCCCCGGTCGCCGCTCGCCTCGGCCGCCCGTTTCGCCCTCGACGTCCTCTGGGGGATCCCCTCCATCGTCTACGGCGCCTTCGGATTCGTCGTGATGCTCTGGTTCGGCATCGGCGCCTCGCTGCTCGGCGGAATCATCGCGGTCGCCCTCCTCATCTTCCCCATCATGGCGCGCGCGATGGACGAGGTGGTCCGG is a window of Chlamydiota bacterium DNA encoding:
- a CDS encoding ABC transporter permease subunit, which translates into the protein MNRRRVAEGIARALMAASVATVLAVLLLIIGTVIVRGVPAMSWAMISQPPRGGFYLGKEGGILNAILGSLAITAGATALALSWSLPVVLCLNAYLPPRSPLASAARFALDVLWGIPSIVYGAFGFVVMLWFGIGASLLGGIIAVALLIFPIMARAMDEVVRTVPQELTDASYAMGATRLETSLKVVVRQTLPGLVTAVLIAMGRGIGDAASVLFTAGFTDSIPVSLFRPAATLPLAIFFQLGTPFPEVQARAYASALVLTALILAISAAARLFGHRYSRHVVR
- a CDS encoding phosphate ABC transporter substrate-binding protein, which translates into the protein MRRIAVAAALCLVAGGGTACAAEGAGTVTISGAWALYPMAVRWAEEYRKLHPSVSIDIAAGGAGKGMADALAGAADIGMVSRAIAPAEFAKGAWAVAVTRDAVVPTVNAGNPALRELLRRGVTRERFAALWIAGRPATWGELSGTARPDPVRVYTRSDACGAAQTWAGYLGGTQEALKGVGVYGDPGLAEAVRKDPRGIGYNNVNFAYDAATRKPLAGLRVLPIDLDGDGTIGERERFYDDRDRLVAAIGDGRYPSPPARELYFVCGGRPARETVRAFIRWVLTDGQAYVPEAGYIRLAAETLRGELNKLDGAETSSGERRGG
- a CDS encoding DUF2490 domain-containing protein; translated protein: MKRGIVIAGAAAILAVRATVCAGDDWKMWNKYAFKLPLVKKKADLNASFETRFREDIDEFYRYQFYMGPDYHLYPWLTLGWQYGNIQEGEPGEFRTEHRFMHFVTPRFKLRDLGIERHGLGDLACTLENRLDWRIRPHKAHRNSWQYRIYPKISYPIVKRERFQISPFVADAFYFDLADGIAYRQNRIYGGLSFKLLAHLNLDVYYMRLAERAGRGGDWDGGHVIGTGVSYAF
- the pstC gene encoding phosphate ABC transporter permease subunit PstC, which encodes MHRRVRVRTDRIAASAMRLCAAGTVLLVVVIVCALLLKSAPVLARHSIWTLLGSSSWQPLRGEFGFFPFLLGTLWVTGTAVLLAVPLSLFTAIYLSEYAPAAVRRLAAPLVDLLAGIPSVIYGIWGVLAVVPLVRDRVAPLFGVSSSGYCVLAGGVVLAIMILPVIIHVAAEVFGAVPRGMREASLALGATQWQTVTRVVLRKAMPGVIAAVVLGVSRAFGETMAVLMVAGNVAVSPRSIFDPAYPLPALIANNYGEMLSVPLYDAAMMLAALLLLAVVVAFNAVSRCVLARIERGMR
- a CDS encoding ATP-binding cassette domain-containing protein — encoded protein: MIEIRGIVKTYRMGAQEVRAVRGVSLDIQAGDFVAIMGPSGSGKSTLLHIIGCLDRPDEGSYRAGGMDLTRLGDDELAAARNRLFGFVFQQFHLLPYADARENVELPLIYAGRRHLRESAQDRLREVGLAARAVHRPSELSGGEQQRVAIARALVNDPPILLADEPTGNLDTASEAEIIAVLERLNREGKTIVVVTHEAEIAAHAARIIRMRDGAVVSDERVRGTGRPLRAEPEEAPGDLHAPGEGAVIADHLRQALRAILTHPMRSALSMLGILIGVAAVIAMLALGGGARESIRQRLASMGSNLLRVRAGSHRRGAVALEAGSVTRLNFKDLEDIARLPDIRRISPSVTGRAQAVYGNRNWNTQVEGTGVEYEGIRASSPTAGRFFTEDDVRGRRKVALVGATVARELFGDSSPVGSIIKLNRVNFQVIGLLPEKGAMGPRDQDDTVIVPVTTAMYRLLGKDYLDSLYVEVAEASRMHAVEDEIKARIVKNHRLSKENEDSFEIRNMAEMQEALESTTKTMTWLLGSIAAISLLVGGIGIMNIMLVSVTERTREIGLRKALGARYADIMYQFLIESVVMTVSGGAAGVALGIGASMLITVLAGWAVKVSAASIALATLFSIVVGLVFGVWPARRAASLNPIEALRYE
- a CDS encoding HlyD family efflux transporter periplasmic adaptor subunit produces the protein MTKNRKIAIGGLAALVLVAAAVRGCRPNSGAAAFEEIRPEIGDIREIVSTTGTVEPQNRLQIKPPIGGRIEEILVREGDTVKAGQTLAWMSSTERAALLDAALTRGPEQVAYWKDAYKATPLIAPIDAEVIVRAFEPGQTVTAADAVLVLSDRLIVSAQVDETDIGSVEVGQDAVVSLDAYPDVKVASKVSHISYESTVVNNVTIYKVDILPGTIPSVFRSGMSAVVEIVTRHRDNVLRLPVSAVTRGRRRATVTVLEGGRQVVRKIETGVSNERHVEIVSGLGKDETVVVRKEPATAPRSAASQGTNPFMPRRMGSRR
- a CDS encoding Rrf2 family transcriptional regulator, which gives rise to MTMLSLHHGRGLLRAREIAARQAIPERFLERILLDLKKAGILLSVRGRNGGYALARPPRLITLARVIRIIDGPLAPIGCASDWARLECPAQAGCGLYRVMRRVRNAIAGILEKTTFADIRATARRPSAGRGGTVGRGCAG